In Monodelphis domestica isolate mMonDom1 chromosome 4, mMonDom1.pri, whole genome shotgun sequence, one DNA window encodes the following:
- the LOC100016845 gene encoding olfactory receptor 51A4-like: protein MSTLNITEDEISTFFLTGIPGMEHVHIWISIPICLIYIIAALGNSTILILIKTEPSLHEPMYYFLSMLAFSDLCLSFSSLPTMLRIFLFNATGISTDACIAQEFFIHTFTAMESSVLVIMSFDRFIAIRNPLRYSSILTSVRVVQIGLIFAIRCFIFILPFPITLRKLRYCKGNHLSYSYCLHQDIMRLACSDNRINVIYGFFIAILSMLDFSVIVMSYVLILKTVLGIASHQERLKALNTCVSHFCAVLIFYMPIISLSIVHRFAKHGSPIIRILIADIFLLVPPLMNPIVYCVKTRQIRERVLGKLGLKKT from the coding sequence ATGTCTACTCTCAACATCACTGAGGACGAAATTTCTACCTTTTTCCTCACTGGAATCCCAGGAATGGAGCATGTGCACATTTGGATATCCATACCCATCTGCCTTATATACATCATTGCTGCTCTTGGCAATTCtaccatcctcatcctcatcaagACAGAACCTTCTCTCCATGAACCCATGTACTATTTTCTCTCCATGTTGGCTTTTTCTGATCTTTGcctatctttctcttccttgccAACTATGCTGAGAATCTTCCTGTTCAATGCTACAGGTATCTCCACTGATGCTTGCATTGCCCAGGAGTTCTTCATTCACACATTCACTGCCATGGAATCCTCTGTGCTTGTAATCATGTCTTTTGATCGTTTTATAGCCATTCGCAACCCACTAAGATATAGCTCCATTCTCACAAGTGTCAGAGTTGTGCAAATTGGGTTAATCTTTGCTATTCGATGTTTCATATTCATACTCCCATTCCCCATCACCTTAAGAAAGTTAAGATATTGCAAGGGGAATCACCTTTCTTATTCCTACTGTCTCCATCAGGACATAATGAGACTTGCCTGCTCTGATAACAGGATTAATGTTATTTATGGCTTCTTTATTGCTATCCTAAGTATGTTGGACTTTTCAGTTATTGTAATGTCTTATGTGCTGATTTTGAAGACAGTTTTGGGTATTGCCTCCCATCAGGAGCGTTTGAAGGCACTCAACACCTGTGTGTCCCATTTCTGTGCTGTGCTCATCTTCTACATGCCAATCATAAGTCTGTCCATTGTCCATCGCTTTGCCAAACATGGCTCCCCAATCATTAGGATTCTCATTGCTGATATATTTTTGCTAGTTCCTCCACTGATGAATCCCATTGTTTACTGTGTGAAGACCAGGCAGATCCGGGAGAGGGTTCTAGGGAAGTTAGGACTAAAGAAGACCTAG